DNA from Orbaceae bacterium lpD01:
CAGTAACCACAAGTCACATCAGAGAACACATAAATATTGTATTTTTCATTATCGGCTTTATAAACGATAGCATCGTTTGCAACCGTTTTAACCAGATTTAACACAGTCGAGGCAGAAATATCTTGTGGTGTGCCGCTGCTGATATCAAAAATCGGTCCTTGCGTGATATATTTACCATCATCAGAGACATAAAAGATCCCTTGTGATGTGGTGACGATATTCATGCCTTTAATCGGAGATGGGGCAATTTTTACATCTGTTGTGGGTAATTTGATAGCGGTTAATGAGGCGAGAATCTCTTTTTCGCCCGCTTGTGAATAACCCGCTAAAAGCGTTCCAATTAATCCTAATGATACAATGACTTTTTTCATTTAAATTACCTATCCTTATATTGTCGAAAAATCTTTATTCTTATTGTCATACTTATACTAAGCGCGAGGATGATGTTGTTGATGTAGTTTTTTCAGCCGCTCAGTCGCAACATGGGTATAAATTTGCGTTGTCGATAAGCTACTGTGACCCAACAACATCTGCACCACACGAAGATCAGCACCATGATTAAGCAAATGCGTTGCAAACGCGTGTCGCAAAACATGAGGTGATAGCATCTCAATGTTAATCCCTGCTAGTATGGCATAATATTTTATTCGATGCCAGAAAGTCTGGCGAGTCATTTTCTTGCCCAATCGGCTCGGAAACAGCACATCTATCGGACCGCTTTTTAATAGATCATCGCGTCCATATTGGAAAAAATATTCGATCCAATATATCGCCTCTTCTCCTAATGGGACGAGTCGCTCTTTATTTCCTTTACCAATAATACGTACCACACCTTGCCTTAAACTAATATCATTAATCTCAAGGCTCACCAGCTCAGTGACCCGAAGTCCTGTCGCATATAAAACCTCCAGCATCGCTTTATCGCGTAATTCAATCGGATCATCATGCCGGGGGACTTGCAGCAGTTTTTCAACCTGTTTCTCGGTCAAATCTTTCGGTAAGTTTTTGGGTAACTTGGGTGAAGAGAGAATGGCAGCGGGATCATCAGTACGATATTTTTCACGATATAAATACTGGAATAAACGCCGAATCGCACTTAATAAGCGCGCAGAGCTGGTTGCCTTATAACCCGACTCAACACGCTCAAGTAATAAGTCTTGTAGATGCATCGTTTGCGCTGAAAGTAACGTCACCTCTTGCCGTGTTAATGCAAAGAGTAATATTTTCAGATCTAAGCGATACGATTCGAGGGTATTTTGCGCCAAACTACGCTCAAGCCAGAGTGAATCTAAAAACTGTTCGATGAGCTGCTCATCTTGTATCACAATTACATTCCTATCATCTATTCTCAGCCTAACATCGCCATTGACTTAAAAACATGCGGCTGCATAAATTTTATTTGCGGATAAGATACGAGTATGAATCTGATAAACCAGACCCGTCAAGACCCATATATCATTTTATTGATATAAAAAAAGCTGCCATAAGCAGCTTATTCAAATCTCATCGCATCACTATTTTACACGTGAAACATATTCACCTGAACGAGTATCGACTTTAACAACTTCACCAATCTGCACAAACAGTGGTACACGCACCACTGCGCCCGTCGTTAATGTAGCAGGTTTACCACCCGTACCGGCTGTATCACCTTTTAAGCCAGGATCAGTTTCGGTAATTTCTAATTCAACAAAATTAGGTGGTGTGACCACAATCGGCTGACCATTCCATAAAGTTAAAATACATTCGGCTTGTTCAACTAGCCATTTTGCACTATCACCAACGGCTTTCGCATCGGCGGATAACTGCTCAAATGTTTCATTATTCATAAAGTGCCAGAATTCACCATCGGTATAAAGATAAGTTAAGTTCATATCCATGACATCTGCGCTTTCGACGCTATCACCAGATTTAAACGTTTTCTCTACCATTTTGCCTGATAATAGTTTACGAATTTTAACACGGTTTATCGCTTGGCCTTTTCCCGGTTTATAAAATTCATTTTCAACAATAACGCATGGCTCACCATCTTGCATTATTTTTAGGCCAGCTTTAAACTCATTAGTACTAAAAGTTGCCATGAGAAGTCCTCAAAAAAATCACATTGATCAAAAATGAGTAATATTATACAACAAATCGAACAAGTTCCAAATAATAAAGAAGCGTGGCTTCTACAGTTAGCCGATGTGGTCACCGATCCGCAAGCGTTATTTTCATTATTAGCGCTGGATCCCAATACCATTCCGGCACCGGCTTATTTGGCTAAAAAACAGTTTCCACTTCGCGTGCCAAAAGCGTTTATACAGCGAATGCAAAAAGGGGATATTGCCGATCCGCTGTTAAGGCAAGTGATGATCGATGCAAAAGAGCTGACGTTAACTG
Protein-coding regions in this window:
- the efp gene encoding elongation factor P produces the protein MATFSTNEFKAGLKIMQDGEPCVIVENEFYKPGKGQAINRVKIRKLLSGKMVEKTFKSGDSVESADVMDMNLTYLYTDGEFWHFMNNETFEQLSADAKAVGDSAKWLVEQAECILTLWNGQPIVVTPPNFVELEITETDPGLKGDTAGTGGKPATLTTGAVVRVPLFVQIGEVVKVDTRSGEYVSRVK
- the xerD gene encoding site-specific tyrosine recombinase XerD, which translates into the protein MIQDEQLIEQFLDSLWLERSLAQNTLESYRLDLKILLFALTRQEVTLLSAQTMHLQDLLLERVESGYKATSSARLLSAIRRLFQYLYREKYRTDDPAAILSSPKLPKNLPKDLTEKQVEKLLQVPRHDDPIELRDKAMLEVLYATGLRVTELVSLEINDISLRQGVVRIIGKGNKERLVPLGEEAIYWIEYFFQYGRDDLLKSGPIDVLFPSRLGKKMTRQTFWHRIKYYAILAGINIEMLSPHVLRHAFATHLLNHGADLRVVQMLLGHSSLSTTQIYTHVATERLKKLHQQHHPRA
- the dsbC gene encoding bifunctional protein-disulfide isomerase/oxidoreductase DsbC, which produces MKKVIVSLGLIGTLLAGYSQAGEKEILASLTAIKLPTTDVKIAPSPIKGMNIVTTSQGIFYVSDDGKYITQGPIFDISSGTPQDISASTVLNLVKTVANDAIVYKADNEKYNIYVFSDVTCGYCKKLHQEMADINKAGITVHYLAFPRQGPDSQAGKDMQSIWSSADRKAAFDNGYKGNKVPEANSVVPYVKQQYQVGREIGISGTPTIVLPDGQVIAGYVSADKLKEILDQKH